In the genome of Primulina tabacum isolate GXHZ01 chromosome 13, ASM2559414v2, whole genome shotgun sequence, the window ATATGGAttcattataaattaaaattgcaatttttcGGTGATTAAATATTACCGGGTAGgaacaacaaacaagcaaaaTTTGATTTCTCCTACGAAGCAATTCATGTCCATCTTCTTATTAAATGCCACAACTTGCTTATCCTGTAAACTTCTTCGAATTATTCTAACCAATCAatcaattattaaattcatcgaaatatacactaattTCAAGAACTCCACTTGCCATTTTTCTATTGCCACTGATTCAATcaaacatatacaaaacaaaagaatatgAAACACCCATACCGAATCATCCCTACATCAGCAAAACCCAATCAGCAAGTCCAGTCAACGTTAGTGTTTTACAGATGAATTCGAATTCGAATTTGAATCAAGCCGAGTCGCGAGGCTATTAGGACACAGAAGCAAGGCCAAGATAATCTGCGGCTGATCTTCCAAGCACATTAGCGAACTCACTAAAACTGATAACCCCGTCGCCGTTGGTGTCGGCGCCTCGCATCATGGTACTCAGTTCCTTGTACGTCAGAGGATGTCCCAACTTCGCCATCTGCCCCGCCAACTCCGCCGCCGTTATGTAGCCACTTCCGTCGCGGTCGAACGACCGGAAAACCTCCATGAGCTGATCTTGGTTGATCAAGAGCTCTTCGTTCATGTCAGGCAGAAGGGTTTCCACCAGCTCGTCGAATTCGATCGAGCCATTGCCATTAGCATCCATGTTGGCTAAAATGGCATGGATTTGATCGCCGGTAGGCTTCAGGCCGAGGGAGCGGAGGAGGGCCGCCAGCTCCAGGTGCGTGAGGCTACCATCCCGATCCATGTCGAACCGGTTGAAGATATCTTTCAGCTGTTTGAGCTGATCGGATTGGATCTTGGACAGCATTTCGGTGATGGGATTTGGGAGAAAGATGAAACGAAAAATGGATTTGTTGATGTTGGCTCAAAATCTTGGATTTTTGGGGAGTTTAATGTTGTGGGGTTGGTGTTTGTATTTATCGTTGGATGAATGCATTGTGATCTCATCCAGAAAGCGCGTTATATGACGAGGGGGAAAGAACCGATTGAGTGAGTGACGGTGTCAAAAGATAATATtccaaattttatattattttttaataataataataatggtaGTGGTggaaataattatattttattcttttCATTGTTTGGATATGATGAAAATTTTTTCATACAAGTTAATTTTCCAACCTGattcgatttaaaaaaaattatttttttatgttaaaaatattaattttcactttaaatataaatcagatTAATTCATCTCATAACAAAAAATATACGAGATTATCTCAAAAAAAttatactttttaaaaaatgaaactGCTTTAATTAAATTAGGTCAATTAAAAGGTTTCATATACAAAGGAATAGGTGTCTGAAAGATCAAATCACATCTAAGACTGAATTTCTTCTAGCAAAGTTCATGCATGCACCACGAGATTGGTCAATCAAAGGCAATACCgttagatttaaaaaaaaaaaattgatggtAGTTTATAataaaaggaaaagaaataaaaaaaaagttgcatgtgaaAAATTTAAGAGGAGCTAAAACGTTCTTGgtctaaaaaaatataaaaaggtATTTTTCCTATTTTATTTCTGGGGACTTGTCGTTAGTTTTTTCAAATTAGATCGAGATTTTACTCCTACTATTACTTATTCATTCTTATTCGTTTAGAAAATAACCTACATCGGGGAATGGCTAATTAGCAGATGAGGAATTAGCATACCAATTCACTTCCATCCTTCCCGTTCATAGTACAGGAAAGTTTTTTCTGATTGTGTTCAAACAATCAAGGGATAGTTCATATTTTATaactataaataaaataaattataatttgaattttttgtgtAGAATAATTCGTAAATCTAGATCGGCTAATTGTTCTCGGATAGCACCTGTAACAGTAGATATGTTTACTCGATTTCGAAATGTATCGAAGTTTTGgatagtaaaaaaaaaagatgttgTATTTCCAATAttcgatttcaattttttttagaaaattaatgTGGTATATATGGGGTGCACTTATTTTTATAAGTTATCATTTAATGACGAATTAATATCGGGATCAAAATCATCTGAAATTCAtggataaaaaatttttttgataCATCAGAAACAGACTTCTATACCATATATAACACTTTagtcataatataaatatataatattttagtcATAAGAGCGACAAAATAACGTCCTggtgtaatttttaaaattaccaaaattcTATTCTTTCTTTTAAccgctttttttttttgcataaaaaaatattatgtaagAAAATCTAAAaaacttatttaaaaaataaatataaagaaAAACAACTTAGACATTGACACAATGCGTGCACAAGAGGCTAGTACTATTCAGATTTGGTCCAAAAATATTGTGATTTTTTAATAATAGTAGTATTTATTTAAGGGCAAAAACTTttttgagacgatctcacaggtcgtattttgtgagacgggtctcttatttgggttatctatgaaaaagtattactttttatgctaaaagtattactttttattgtgaatatcggtaagattggcATGTcccacagataaagattcgtgagaccgtataCCTATtcttatttaagttacttgtgTCAATTCCCGGATGGAGTGggcaaatattttgaaattataatttCGTACGGCTCGATTATTAATTGTCATATTATGAATTGTTCTCCAACAGACAATATTGTATACATATTtatacaaatttaaaatatactattGCATGCATAGACGAGGTTCAATGTGTGCTGGATGCACATGCCCTGATATatattggaaaaaaaatttatttaaataaattaaaattttagtgcattaaaaaaaattaattttttttaacattgttATATAATTACATTTTAGCCAGATGCAATGCTCCTAATGAAGCACCACATCCAGCAGGCCAGCCCTTAATTTTTTAAAGCACCGGCATGATTCTGTGCAGCTTCTTGTCAAGTTCATTAGCAATTGTTGGCTATTTTTTATGCATTCATGCAAATGTTAATTTGTTCTTACGCTCACTTTTCGCAATTTGATTGGATCAATCGCTTACTATTAAGGTCATATAGTATAGTTGTTAGTCAAagcacaaatttatttttttatatccgTGACAGCACATAATGCAAATATTTGAGTGCTAATGGATTGGGTTGTTAGATTCATCAATCCGGGAAGATGTGTGTCTATCTACTAGTGCTATCTGATATTCCTTAAAGATCAGTTTTACTATTTTTCTATCGTCGACCATATATTCAGCAGAGACATAGTTACTAGTTAAGATCTGACGACACTCTTTTACGACTCACTAGTCAACCAAATCAAACGGCGCAACGTCAATAACTTAATGCATTAGAACTTCCAATGAGCTCAATAATCCCAACACCACTCTAATTCAAGTACACTTGACCCAACACAACtcattttgatatatgatatttcTATTGCTGAAGAAAAATTGAAACGTGGATAAAAAAGTTGTCTCAAAAATATGTTTCTAAAATTCTCATCTATGATATTAAAACGGAAGTATTTTGTTTTGAACCTTAGAGGTGAGAAATTGTGAGAACCACGATTTGTGgacatataattatttatttaattatagacATTTATAAGTttgtattttcgaaattttgatattattgtaagaaataataaattcaaaaaattaaataataaaagatattcagaattttcaagccaattaatatattaaattcgAAAATCCAATACAATTTATTCAAGGATTTCGATATTTAGGGTTAGAGTATCAATCAAATTTGGAAGAAAACAATATATGCAAGATAACTTTTGCCTAACAAGGAAGCAAATAAATTCAATGTAGTCTATTTACGTCATGAATCTGCAAAAAAAACATCCACGTTCAACCACTCAAGAtagtatatttttgaaattcatGCAAATTTGGTGCACAagtttttcgaaaatatgttaATGCAACAGTTAAGGAAGAAATATCCTTAGGATCTcgaaattatggaaaaattgtCTCAAAATTATGGAAgaaatatcaatcaaattatggtAAGATTTTCACATTATTTCTATAAATAACCAAGACCCTCATTCTCAAAAATCACACCTATATTTCACTCTATTTCAAAATTCTCTCCCCAAGTGCCGTCAATTTTCAAGACAAAGTTATGAAAACTATCAAAGTATTGCCCAGACGTTGTCTGAATACCTGCAGTGGTTCTTCAAGGATTTTGAATCATGCTATCCATCTACACGTTTTTAAAATCAAGTTtgaggtaagtgggcttatgttttAAAAGAATTTGTATATGAATTGTGTCAGTTCGTTTTTGAAAGTTTCGGTCGAGCATTATTATTCTTCTTCCCCTTCTTATGATATGATACCCAATGTtttggcactgtgaggattccaCTGGTTATGAGTGAGAATCCCAACATACGATGAATTATCTCCTTACACGGTGGGATTGTAACCGTTATTTGGCTTCGTCTCCTTAGagaagtaaaaattagggactgatatcaatAACCATATaaagtagatgaatctcagCGCTTATGCCAATGTTAGCCTTACTTTTAAGCTTATGATAAATGTTATACAAAATATTTCATGCGTGATAGGCTACTTTTCGAAGATCATGTGTATTTGTTATATATGTGCTCGAGCGGCCCCCGCTTACTAAGTGACGACTATATCGCTCACCTCTTACTTTACCATCCCAGATAAGTCAGAAGAGGAAATCGAAGAATAAGAATAAGACCCGTTTTGGGGGTGGTAACAAGATGAATCATGATTTTAATTTAGTTTTCGcttatttatgtttttaattCAAGTAGTAAACACTTCCGTATCGTTTTCGAAATTTAAGTAGTAAAGACAAttctattttattgtatttatgaaataaactggttttgatTTATAGTATGTTAtatgaggcttgttgtttggcGATTATGTAATTGTTGAATAGCGTCAGATATTCACGTTTGGTATTTGGTTTATACTGAGCtaaaaatttcagaaaatagCTCCATCAGCTCCCTTGAAACCTCGCACTCGTGCACATGCTGCCATCAGCATGAAGCAGCTTTCCCTCAACAATCAAGATCTTCTTATTAAGCGTCTTAGAGCCCTACTAGGTGAGcaaaggaaagaaaatgaagtgTTGATCGCATCCAAGGTAGAATTGCAGGAACATATAAACAAAGCTATCCATCAATATGAGCAACTAAGAGGAGACAACATCACATTGAGGGATGATATTGATACTAGTAATTACCGGGAGAGAGACTGTGTAGAGACACCTAGCAACCGAGGAAAAACAACATATTGACCAGAGGAAGTCTATGGTACCATGATTTATATCTCAAATGTCAACCACAGTTTGATCAAGTAAACTGAGTACCTAAGGATCAAGAATCAGCAAGATCGAGCTGAGTGCCACCAACACGGTTAGTGCACCTGCTAGTTATTAATCGAGGCTGATGCAAAAATTCATGGGATGAAGAATCAAGTTGCACAGCTCATAGAATAGAATACCCAACTTATGCAGTTGATTGAGCAAATACAAGAAGACAAGCATGATGACGAGGACCCCAAAGAAATTGAGGCAGAGCTCATAAAAGCAGTAGGAAATGTAGAAATATTGgaatatgatgttcttgtcgtTCTAGTTTTATCTTGGTAATATGAGTTTTACTTTCGATTGTTGCTATATCTTTGTTTAGTACTACTGCTTATTTATTCCATTCAGTTTGACTATGTTACTTTACTTTTATAAAATCAATAAAGaggtgttttttttatttattcattgatttcaaatttactCAGCGCAACCTATTCCATGATTTTTTGCTGATACTAAACATGCAACAAATTCTTATAAACTTATTATTTGTAGGAAATGACCGGCATACCACCATGGCAAAACTTTAATCCACGTTACGCCAACCGTAATAACCACAACAACGAAGACAGGAATGGACCTCCACCACTACCATCAGGGTTTAGCCTTAACCAAGTATGCCTGATGGCCATAGCCACTATAATGGAAACAACAATACAAGAGTTGGTAAACCCTAACAACAATCAGTAACCTTCACATCTACTGTCGAATGGGATCAAATATCATTGAATCCCTCCGCAAGAATAGGTATCCAACATTCAAAGGAGATTTCGACCCTGAAGTTTTCAAGAGCTGGCTGAAGAGTATCAAAACCCAACTACGACCTTTGGAGGTTCCCAAGGCACTTAAAGTGGATGTGATAGTGTCTTTCTTAGAAGACAAAGTAAGCAAGCGGTGAAAAACAATATCGCCAAGCATGACAGCTACTGGACAAATCACGAGGCAGCGACTCTGAGATGCTTTCTTAAAGCAATATCATCCAGCCGAAGTCAAACTACAAAAATTGAGCAAGTTTGAAACTTATGCCCAACTATTAAGGCAGATAATGTTTTGAAGTTGCATCAattcaagaagggattgaatAGCTGAATCCAATCAGCCTTAGCAGTCTACTAGCCCACGAGTTTTGTAGACTTGATGGGCGCAGCTATCTCAGCCGAGATTGATATCTAATGAAGAGAAGTGGAAAACGATAACAAACATCCCTTTAGTTGTCAGTCGTCTCATAATGGGTGGAAGTTTAAGAGGCAAAACCATTCTGGCGGACCATCCAAGGGACCATCTCCCACTATGAACTACCAAGAACTCAAGTCATGCCCGACCTGCCATTTTCGGCATACTAGAGAGTGTCGTAGAGCAAGCGGCATTTGTTTTAGCTGGGGAAAACATAGACATCATATCACACATCGTCCCGAAACTGCCAACAAAGCATCTGAACCCAACAAGGGAATTGGGTCAAACACAAAAGAAAATCCCAGCAAGCCAAACAAGAACAAGCTGAATGCATGGGTGTTTTCCATTACACAAGAAGAAGCACATGATGCTAACAACGTCATGACATGTCCCGTCCTAGTCCAAAAAATTGTCTGCTTACATTCTGTTTGATTGTGGTTGTACACAATTCCTTTATATCTAAGATATTTGCTTACAAATTAGGAAGAAAACATGAGAAATTAGTTGAACCTTTCAGATTAGCAACACCTACA includes:
- the LOC142522521 gene encoding putative calcium-binding protein CML15; its protein translation is MLSKIQSDQLKQLKDIFNRFDMDRDGSLTHLELAALLRSLGLKPTGDQIHAILANMDANGNGSIEFDELVETLLPDMNEELLINQDQLMEVFRSFDRDGSGYITAAELAGQMAKLGHPLTYKELSTMMRGADTNGDGVISFSEFANVLGRSAADYLGLASVS